In Dama dama isolate Ldn47 chromosome 22, ASM3311817v1, whole genome shotgun sequence, the genomic window atgaaaccagggtgttttctgcatacttctttgtttatgagggtcttgtacattattttctggccttggggcctattaacattttatgcaagtcagatgaatgtaaacctattttctgtttctgtggtgatcttaacagaaaagttacagtctcatagggcaacagtacagcatgtcacaacatagtagaaatataaccttgttaacataaaGGTCAattcttctgcagaagttgtcagttgaatTTATCTAAGAGGTTTACTCCACACAGACTCTGAAGCTTCAGTGAGGCAGGCTCtacctagcactcctggctgacaattaacaaccatctcattgtgaccacactagggctaagctcttatttttctagatctataattATATTAACTAAtggtttccactgcacaaccttagcacattaagagtgaaaacacagcaagcaagtgttaacccaataaccacttttagtataatttttcttgtgttttctaatagggcttcctcactccccaaagggctctatgtctactagggcctttatatgatcaggttctttatgctattttatgattagggtattatgagcagtcatgcatattagtaccaagggcataaacgcatttgcTAAACaaactagaatgccagcaaaggagtttaaattgaaacactcctttcatcctggataatctcataagataccgccacctgggaaacttactgataaaagttctaaattgactcttatttggaaagagatcggggaagatCTTCTGCctatgtcacagaaattagggagtagtctattgaagcaagcatcagaaagacagatatcatctttaaggtgagcaccgggggcagcttttcagaatccctgaaaacctgatccaccttgcctgtcaggttttctcctcatgaccttgtcatgggcaggatctcgtgagctggctcCCGGcactatgcaatattgctctttatagcatcggaccttgcttctatcaccagtcccatccacaactgggtattgtttttgctttggctccatcccttcatcctttctggagttatttctccactgatctccagtagcatattggccacctaccgacctggggtgGTCGGTggtctctttcagtatcctatcattttgccttctcatactgttcatggggttctcaaggcaagaatcctgaaatggtttgccattcccatatccagtggaccacattctgtcagacctctccaccatgacccaaccatcttgggtggccccacatggcatggcttagtttcactgagttagacacaactgtggtcctgtgatcagattggctagttttctgtgattatggttttagtgtgtctgccctctgatgccctctagcAACaactaccgtcttacttgggtttctcttacctcagacgtggggtatctcttcacagctgctccagcaaagcacagctgctgcttcttaccttggatgaggggtatcttctcacggccacccctcctgaccttgaacgtggagtaccTCCTCTCGGAGCAGGGGTACATATCTCAAGGGTTACTGCAATAATCCAAATTATAAATGGTAAAGTCTTAGATCAGCTATCTAGAGCAAAGACCACAAGCACAAAGACTCCTCCTATCAGTAGCTGTTATTATACCTGTAAGCATGTTTACTATCATTTCAGTCAGGTCTCAGGAGGAGTAGTTGATAAACGCACTTTTGTCTTCTTAAAATACTGGTGAAGGTAATCAACGTTTGCTTTCTTTCATCACCTACCAAGGCAACGTAATCCCAGacagaattaaaaaattatttccctaTAAAGATTTGTTTTAAAGTGGAGACTTCTGAGAATTAGCAAGATTAAAAGAATTGACAGTCTCATATATGGATATAACTGTAATAAATTGGTGCATTTTTTTGGCACAAGAGAGCGACTCTAGgtatgaaaacatttgaaatatttagAGCCCTTACCAAATCATTCAACTTCCAGAACCAGCTTAAGGACACGGTCTCAAGTACAGGCAAAGTTTCATACAGGAAGAGTGTTCTTGACACTATTATTTACACAAATaattagaaacaacctaaagTACAACAGTCAGGGGAGGACAGCAGAGAGGACTGGGCAACAATCAGGTCCTCAGCAGCCCAGGGCAGGGCTGCAGGGATAGGGCTTGCGGGATAAAGCCTCCTGCAGAAGCAAGGAGGATGTGGGCTGTGGGAGCTGCAGCTCCAGAAACTTTATAGAGGCAGAGACTCAAGCACAGGGAGCAAGACATCATTTTGGAATAAAAAGAGTCATTTACCAATTAACATATATCCCCAGGTAAGTATTTCTGTatattgtatattttgtatattgtatataattatatagttaTCATTAACATGCTATTTGAATCAGAAAGACTTGGATTCAAGTCCAGACTCTGGCACCAGCATGAAATCTTGGGCTGACCTATGTTTAGGTGAGTTTCAGGAGCCTGCACATCATAGACACTGAATCAATATTAGTTATTACCAATTAGTGGCACAGCTGTTCCCACCTCCCATAATTTCCATAGTTTCCTTTCTATGTTCCTTTCTGTGTTCTTCTGTCTCTGGTTTTATTGCTCCTATAACTTCACAGATGGCTGTCTCCTGTCTGATTACCTTCTCCCTGGGCCCCAACAGGAGAGCAGGACTCTGACTCAGCTTGGAAGGAGCTGTAGGAGGTGAGTGACTTTTCTTAACTAACAGGCAGCAGAGCCCAGGGGACAGAGAAACACAGAGGGTTAAGTCCCCGGTGGCACTGGTGGCCATCCCAGGGGAAACCACCAGAGACCTCCCCCATCGCTGCTCCCTGCAGCCCCTGCTCACGCGTGATCTAGCCCACAGTCTGTTTTCTCTCCCCCAAGGGTGAAGCCACACCTCCTTCCAGCCTGACTTGGACGGGTGAGCCGAAGCAACATCTCCGAGACACTGCTGCTGCCACCATGAGCTTAATAGACCTCTTGTACTGCTCAGGTAGTCAGCTATCACTTGTCTGGCTGGTTTCCGCTTGTGATCCAGAATTGGGGGTGGTGCCTCCAGGCTGAGACAACCCACAAAGGAATCAAAAACCAAGAAGGGGGTGGCTGAGCATTCTGGAACCCTCCAGAGAGGCCAGGGGAGCCCCCCACATTTGGGATCCTATCCATACAGCCTCAATCCCAACCCTGTCCTCAGGGCACCGCAGCAAGGCACCTACTTCCTCGCCCACTGCCATCCAGCAAGGGACTCAGAAGTGAGGCCAAGACAGCCCATGGTGAGGGGGACAGCTGATGGGGATCCCCAAGGTCAGgcgggagagggagaggaggtccCCCAACATCCCTGGagcttctcctgccctctcccttGCTCCAAGCCTCCTTCTGCTCCCAGACCCTGGGGTGTCACCAAGAGGCTGTTTCCTCCAGTTCTTGCCCTGCAACCCCCTCCTCCTCAGCCACTCTGCAAGGGTCAGGGGACTctgaactgaactcaggtctTGACTGTGCCACCTCAGTCCTCAGGGAGGGGTGGTcagagcttcaacatatgaattggggAAGAGGGGACACATATGTCCCCACCCATAACACCAGGGACCTTTGGTCAGGAAGACGGACCTTCaacacattttcagttcagttcagttcagtcactcagtcgtgtccaactctttgcagcccatggactgcagcaggccaggcctccatgtccatcaccaactcacagagtttactcaaactcatgtccattgagtcagtgatgccgtcccaccatctcatcttgttttccccttctcctcccaccttgagtctttcccagcattagggtcttttcaaatgagtcagttctttgcatcacgtggtgaaagtattggagtttcagctgcaacatcagaccttccaagaacacacaggactgatttcctttaggatggactggttggatctccttgctgtccaagggactctcaagagtcttctccaatatcacagttcaaaagcatcaattcttcggtgctcagctttctttatataaaactctcacatccatacatgactactggaaaaaccatagctttgactagacagatctttgttggcaaagtaatgtctctgctttttaatatgctgtctaggttggtcataacttttcttccaaagagtaagctaTTCAATGCCGTTTGCATTCCACCAcagtttttttctaattttattcttttctttttccatctagagagtgaaaatgtttatCAAGTTGTCGCTGAGCCTTCCCaggacacagaaaataaactgaaGCTCCTAACCCAAAACTGGGAGAGATTTGTGGCTAAGGCCAATTTACCCAGGTAACATGCATGGGTGCACCAGGAATGTCACTCAGATTCCTCTGCCCCTGGCTAGTTTCCTCCTGGCAGGCATACCTCCTCCAGGCAGCATCCTATAGTAGGAGTCAAGCGTGTTCCTTCTCAAGGTCCCAATAGCAGTGCTTCCTTCATGTCATTTGCTGGCAGTGAATGGCCTCGGGGTGAGAAGAGGTGAAACCTGCTACAGGGTCaggttatgtgaccttggacatgttACTGAACTACTCtcagccttagtttcttcatctgttcagTTTTATTGTGAAGACACTGAGAGCATGCATGCAAAGTGCTTTGCATGATGGCTGACACAGAGTAGTGCTCAATTAATATTAACTTTGAAAAAACTTCTTGGGAAGAGATAGGGGCCAAGGATCTTTTTCCTAGAGATGAGGACAAAGCAGAGCTCACTTTCAAACAAGTCGGTAAATCCCACCAACATCCTTTTGTGTTCCTGTGGATTCTGACTAGAGCCCTTTCCTTCCCCATCGTAGGAACTGTAACAACCGTGGAAGATCCAACAGGCCCATACACCAGAGAGGCTGGAGAGGAACTGGGTGGAGCTGGTGGGGTCCTGGCACTAGTCTTGCCAGCTCTGGGGCTCTGGGATTATATCTTGGAGTCTCAGATCTGTCCTGTGTCCAGTAGGAATAGCAATCCAATCTGATGGACTATGGTGATGGCCTCAGAGTGAAATGCAGGTCAGAGGTGGGGAAGCaaatgcaaccatctcatccaaagGCTTAGGGAGGCCTGGACCAGGGTCAGACCCAAGGGTCAGGGTGGAGCAGAGGGTCCAGGTTGGAGGACGAGTAGACAGGCTTGGGCAGCAGGACCAGCACTAGAGTGAGGAGAGTGGGCCCTGAGGACACAGGACTTAAGGGGCTGTGATGCTAACAGAGGTTccaggagtgggagggaggataTTTATTTCTTCCCTGATGGGATCCCTTCACGCTGAGCTAGAAGGGCCCTGGGTGATCATGTCCTCCACACCCTGCCTGGGACCTGGGTTCTCACTCCATCTGGGACCATCTTCTATTCTACGTGGGGCGGCCCTGACAGTGGGAGAGCAGTGTGGCTCAGTGAGACCTCCAGGCCCACAGTGAGTGGCTGCGATTGTGTGTCATTTGAGGGATTCTGAGGAACCTCACGCATCCCCACCCAAGAGGAAAACACTTCCTCCACCAGCTGTGCAAGTGCCGGTCTCTTCAGGATTAACAATTCAGATGGATGTTCCCTCAAGTTTCTTGAGTCTTGGAGAGGGTGTATAAAGTTGCACATGGCCTTGGGGTGCAGGCCCATTTACCAGCTAACATGTAACATATGAGAGGTCAAGGATGCTGGGTGATGGGTCAGGAGTCAGTGAGGTGAGCTGGAGAGTCCAAGGGAACCAGGGCTCACAGCACATCTCCTGCTTCCCTGTCAGCTGGGGAAGTGGATGGACCCAGTGACTTTTCAATGGAAAGATCAAGGGCACAAGCCTTGGAAGACAGCAGATGCCAGGCAAAATGATCTTAAAGGTGCCTTCTTCCTCTGacttttggtggtttttttttttttttcctaagtatgCAGAGTTAGCCAATCTGCAAAATCTGAGGGCACAGTTCCCAGGACTGTCCTTACATTTAACACCAGTAGCAAGTTTGGGGGTTCCCATAATCACCCTCAGGTTGAGAATTCCTTAGAAGCATTCTCAGAACTCACTGAAGATATCGTCATCCcagttatggtttattacaggaaagGATGCAGTTTCAGCCACAGGGCAAAGTCTGGGCGGGTTTCACACACAAAGCTTCCGTTGTCCCCAGGATGCTTTCCAGCCTTGGAATCAGTGTGCAGCAGGATACACAGAGAACTGTCTTCCAGGGAATCTCATGCAAAACAAATTATCCTAACCTGTGGTCTCTAGCTCCTCCCGGCGGTCAGACTAATGCCCTAGAGTCCAGCTTGTCCAGAGGTCAGAACTGATACCACATGACTCAGAGGCCCCCATCGTGAATGTCACCTTTTCTGTTTGTCCAGTGGCCAAAGGCCCGAGCAGATGAAGACACTCCTATCAGCGAGAATGTTCTAGGGGCTTAGGGACCACTTCCCAGAATCAATGGCTAAGAGCAGATTGACTCTTTGCTACACACTAAGGTCCATGAATGAAGGGTTTTCTGCTCAAATCaaacttttctttgtttctctgtggAATTCCCACCCTACCAACTCCTGGCAAGTGATGGTTTTCACCTGCCCCTGAGTTCTAAACCAAATACCTACCTTAACTGTATCCTAATATGATTTTGGCTTATTTTTTCCACCATTGAATAACTATATGGAGCATCTACAATGTCTGAATATGTGCTTAATGTAAAAAGAAACACTTATAAACATTTAATTAAACAATTTCTGTAATTTATGCAGAATAGATCCTGTCCAGCCTATTTTTACAGACAAACAAATTGTCTTAATTCCTTGATCATCATTATTacagggaggaggcagaggcatTACATGAATATCTGAACAGGCTGAAAACAAACTTGAGTGGAAAGGACCCAGAGACACTCAAAGAAGACCAGCTGGACAGAAAGAAGTTTTTGGAGGAGTTTCCTGTGATGAAACAGGACCTGGAGGAAGACACAGAAAAAATCCATGCTTTTGCGAACAAAGTTGACAAGTTACACAAGGACTGCACGATTTCCAAGGTGGTGGCCCACTCCACTGGTACTGTGTCTGGCATCCTCAGTGTCCTTGGCCTGGCTCTGGCACCTCTGACAATGGGGGCCACTCTGCCTCTCATGGCCACTGGGTTAGCGCTGGGCATAGCGGCTGCTGTGACCAATGTGTCCACCAGCATCGTGGAACAAGTAAACACGTCatcaatggaaatcaaaaccactcAACTGCTGTCCCATGACAGGAAGAGATGGAAGGTAATCAAGGATGTACTCCTTAAAAGGAAACCTCAGATTATTTCTGCAGTGAATTCACTCATCACTGCCCTACAATACACTGAGAAGAAAGTCCAATTCATCAAGGTGATCAAAGTCAGCCCTGCCTTAGCAGCCAAAGTCAAGATCTTTATAACCAAAGGGAAAAACATCATTCATGACAGTGTTCAGGTGCGGAAAACTTTTGGCAGCATGGCTTTAGCAATGACAAAAGAAGCCCGTATCACTGGCATAGTCCTGTCAGGTATCGGCATTGTGATAGATGTGGGCTTCCTGGTGAAAGAGTCAATACATTTACACCGTGGAGCAAAGGCAGAGTCAGCTGAAAAGCTGAGGCAGCAGGCCCAGGAGTTGGAAAGCATATTGGAGTTACTCACTGAGATCCATGAGAATCTGCAGAAGGGctcagttcccccacccccagaggagTGCAGGGACCAGGGACATGTGCTGGGTGTCTCAGAGGCAGCTTGTTAGAGGAGAAAAGGAGGGGAGACAACATTGATGGTCCTGGGTGTTAGGAATTTGGCATTTCTGGAGCTGAGCAAGGGAGGGATGGATGCAGGTGGCAGATGATGACAAAGCAAGAGCCTGGAGCCTGGACTAAGGGAGGAGGGGGGCTAAagagtgaggggaggggagaaacCACTTCTTTTGGACTGAAGAACACACTGGGGGTACAATAAAGAGAAAGGCAGGTGGAACTAGCTGTGGAAGGCCAGGAATATGAAAGAGTTGAAAATGAGAGAAAGTCAAAGGGTGAGGACTGTTGGGATCCAGGAGAAGTAGCCGGGGCTCCTCTATTGCCCTCCTCAGGGCGTGACGTCCCAGCAAGAAGAGTCTCCCCCTGGTGGTGTTCTCTAGccccatgtctccagcatcacCTCACCTTCGATTCCAGCAGGTTGTTATTAATTAGGCAGtgattcttttgtttgtttgtttgtttttattgaagtgtaggtGACTTGCGGTATTGTGTGGGTTTCTGGTGTGCAGCCAAATGTATTGATTATACATGTAGTTTTgtgtgctgtacagtaaatcttgattgcttatctattttatgtatgataATGTGCACCTGTTCATCACATACTCCCATTTACCCTTCCTCCCCTTTCCTATTTTGTaccatcagtttgttttctttgtctgtgagtctgtttctgttttgtaaataagttcatttgtactactttttagattccacatacaattgagatcatacaatatttgtctttctctgacagaCTTACTTCATTTACAATAATCTCTATGTCAATCCAAGCATCTAAAAacagcattattttattcttttgggtaCTATTCCagctatttcacatcttttttcatctattgatggacacttaggttgcttccatgctattataaatagtgctgctctgaacactggACTGCATGTTACTTTTTGAATTAGagcttttgtcttttccagaagtGCTGACTCATACAATAACTCtacatttagttttttaaggagacTCCATGcttttccatgggcttcccaagtgactcagtggtaaagaatccgcctgtcaatacaggagacgtgtgtttgattcctgggttgggaagatcccctggagaaggaaatggcaatccactccagtatttttggaaaCATTCCATGGAAATGTCCTGGaaatattccatggacaaaggagtctggccatccatgaggtcactaagagccagacatgactaacGACTAACACTGGATCTCCTCACCTTGTATTCTCCAgactttatttcaataaataggACTGATTCACTGAGGTTTCCTTGTGTTGACTGACAGGGCTCACCTGAGTCCAGATGCCTGAGCTCCTTCCCCATGAGCCTGTCTCCCAGGATCTCAGGGAGCGCATCCTCCATGGCTCCTCCTGCCTGCCCGCTGGGCTCCCATTCAGTCGTTTCCCTCAGACCCTGGAGCCCCACAGGCCCCATGGGACAGCTGGGGGAGCCGGTGTTGTCTGACTTGGGCTGAGCACGGGGATACTCCTCCTCCCGCCCCGGGGACCAGGATGGACACGGGGCACTCAAGGCTGATTGAGAGCAGAGGACTTGTGTGCAGGTGTGAGGGGGGTCAACCATAAACAGAGGGGCAGAGAGACAACACATCTCACGCAGGTTGCCTTCATGTTTCACCAGGACTCCTGCAGGAGCTGCCAGAACTGTCTTCCTGTGTTTACCTTGGGGCACTGCCCTGCCCCACTCATCTATTCCCCACACGGGCTAGAATGACCCATAAGAATATCAACcttagcttccttatccattcttctgctgatgggcatctaggttgcttccatgtcctgccaattataaggaagctatggtacatacacacaatggaatattactcagccattaaaaagaattcatttgaatcagttctaatgagatggatgaaactggagcccattatacagagtgaagtaagccataaagataaaaaccaatacagtatactaatgcatatatatggaatttaaaaagctggtaatgataaccctatatgcaaaacagaaaaagagacacagatgtacagaacagacttttggactctgtgggaaaggcgagggtgggatgttctgagagaacagcatcgaaacatgtatattatctagggtgaaacagatcaccaggccaggttggatgcatgagacaagtgctcagggctggtgcactgggaagacccagagggatgggatggggagggaggtgggagtggggatcgggatggggaatacatgtaaatccatggctaattcatgtcaatgtatggcaaaaaccactacaattttgtaaagtaattagcctccaactaataaaaataaattaaaaaaaaaaaaagaatatcaaccTTAGCAGCAACTGCTTTCGCCTCCACAACGGCTACCCATGACTCTGAGCACAGAAGCTGAAGCCTAATTGCAGACCAAAGCAATGTGCAGGAGCCTGGGGTCCCCCAAGGGCAGAGCAGGACACCAGGCTCACTCGATCCCCAGGAGCAGGACTGAGGGGCTGGGCGATGGGAGCAGGGATGGTGGGAAAGTCCATCCAAGGCCATGTTCTGACCTGGTCACACACCTGGGCTTGCACCTACCTGGACCTTCTGAGGAGCCTTCATGGGAcacctcagcctcctcctctccagggaggagAGGGGGGGCATCTGGGTGTTGTTCTCACCCCATGGGCTGCTCCACAGGGCACTGACTTTCTGTGTTTCCACGTGTGGAGCTTGTGACCACCTAACCGTCTCCCTCGCCTGGAGCTCAGGGCAGGAAGCCAGAAACCCGAGACCTAGATATGATCGCAGGACGTTTCCTAAGTCCctccccacgtgctgcagagcctTCTCCACACTTCTGTCCAAACCTCCCTCAGTAGACTTTCCTCAGTGCCTCTAACTCCCTCTCAGCCAGTGTTTCCCTGAGACTTCAGTCGGCCCTTCCATTCCTTCCTGAAGATGTCAGCAGTTATGGCCATCATCTGTCTGATCCCCGAATCATGAGtttcattccttctttcattcttcgTAAGTTCCTGGGGAATTCAAATCCTGCACAGACTTCTCCTGGGGAGGGTTCTGGACCCAGTGCCTGGATACAGAACCATTCAGTGTCCATTCCCATGTGCCCCCAAACCCTTAGAGCTGGACCCCATCCAGCTCAATGAGCAGATGATGCAATTCCACAGTGACCCATGTCTCAGGTGAGATCCCTGTGCTTCTGAGCAACAGAGACTGAGTCTGGCTAAGTGAGCACAGAAGAGCATGCACTGGAGGGATGCAGGCCAGGTCAGAGAATGGAAAGAAGCCCCAAACCTGCACAGTTCACCAAGTACAGAAAGTAGGGCAGGTCCCCCTTCAGGAGCTCACAGTCTGTCCCCAGAGGCCCCTTCCAGCTGGGAGCTTAGGTTCAAGCACCTGGAATCTCAGTGTCAGGTTCCCAGGAGACAGAAGAACTTAGGTCTGAGGACTATATTCTGGGACCAATAGGTTAGGCTGAAGGATGAGGAAGTTGAATGGTTAACAGGGACCTGAACCCTGAGGGGAGAGTCTCGGGAAGAGAGACTCCAGATTTAGTGCTTCCTGGGTGCACAACGTGCCCTCTTCTCAGACCAATGGAAATGATTCTCCTCACCCTATCCTGGGTCCAACCATCCCACACACGACAGTAAGTACACCGCCCACTTCCCCAGCTGGAGACAAACACGAATCATCTCCACCTGCTACGTGTTGCAGGGGTGTCAGGTGTAAAGGGTCCCGGTTCAATGCTAGTGCTTCTCCTGCTCTGTTGGGCTCCTTTCTCAGTGTTCTGCATGCATCTTATATATGTGCAGGCGGCAAGGAGGTGCAGTAGAGACCAGGACCTCCAGGAGCATTACTCCCCTGATACAAGTCTTCACTGGGATTCCACTCCCTATTCCTCTTTCCTTTGGGGAAATTCACACCTGCGGAACCTGGGCTGGGCCATCGCTGTGTCAGCACCATCACCTGGGTCCTCATCAGGTCCTCACTGCCCCATCTGAGAGCAGGTGGTATCACCCCCATGGAGAACAGGAGGAAGCTGGGCCCAGGGTCCAGGAGAGTGGCCACAGCCCCCACCTGGGAAGGGCCATCCTGGGTGTAGCCTCCGGGTGCCTTGAGCCTCCTCCCTGATCCATGTTGAGTTGATTGGTCAGGAGAACACGGGGTATCCTGTTTCAGGAGGAAGTGAAGCAAGCATGTTGTTTCTGTAACACAACTCATCCTGGGCCCAGGGTGGTGGACCCACCTCCTTGGAGCCCAGGCCATGGGGCTGTCTGTTGCCACCTGCTGTCCTTTCCAATGTGGGGAGAGATGAGCACAGGTATGCCCTGCACCCAGGACCTGAGTCCCTTCTGGCAGGGCCTGTATTGGAGGTTCTTAGCTCCTCGCTTGACCCTGAGTTTGGTGGTTTTAAGCTGCTGCTCCTAGTTCTAACAAACGCCTTGAAGTTCACAGAGCTGCCTTCATACCAACTGGCACACAGCCTCCAGCTGGCTTGTTCCCAGGGCTTAGACCTCAGAGCACAGGGGTGTCTTGCGTCTGCAGAGGTCCATACTTAGAATACACCAGTTTTCTCAGGAAGATGCACTGCTGACACTGAATATCTAGCACCTGGTTACACTCAGATGCCTGAGGAGCTGG contains:
- the LOC133043932 gene encoding apolipoprotein L3-like; amino-acid sequence: MSLIDLLYCSESENVYQVVAEPSQDTENKLKLLTQNWERFVAKANLPREEAEALHEYLNRLKTNLSGKDPETLKEDQLDRKKFLEEFPVMKQDLEEDTEKIHAFANKVDKLHKDCTISKVVAHSTGTVSGILSVLGLALAPLTMGATLPLMATGLALGIAAAVTNVSTSIVEQVNTSSMEIKTTQLLSHDRKRWKVIKDVLLKRKPQIISAVNSLITALQYTEKKVQFIKVIKVSPALAAKVKIFITKGKNIIHDSVQVRKTFGSMALAMTKEARITGIVLSGIGIVIDVGFLVKESIHLHRGAKAESAEKLRQQAQELESILELLTEIHENLQKGSVPPPPEECRDQGHVLGVSEAAC